From Parambassis ranga chromosome 9, fParRan2.1, whole genome shotgun sequence, the proteins below share one genomic window:
- the ube2l3b gene encoding ubiquitin-conjugating enzyme E2 L3b, with amino-acid sequence MAASRRLAKELEEIRTSGMKNFRNIQVEESNLLSWQGLIVPDNPPYDKGAFRIEIIFPTEYPFKPPKITFKTKIYHPNIDEKGQVCLPVISAENWKPATKTDQVIQSLIALVNDPQPEHPLRADLAEEYSKDRKKFLKNAEEFTKKHGEKRPMD; translated from the exons GAACTCGAGGAGATTCGCACGTCTGGAATGAAAAACTTCAGAAACATTCAAGTTGAGGAATCAAACCTATTGTCATGGCAAGGGCTTATTGTTCCT GACAACCCTCCCTATGACAAAGGTGCATTCAGGATCGAAATCATTTTCCCCACCGAGTACCCTTTCAAGCCTCCCAAGATCACATTCAAAACAAAGATCTACCACCCCAACATTGATGAGAAGGGTCAGGTGTGCTTGCCTGTGATCAGCGCAGAGAACTGGAAACCTGCCACCAAAACTGACCAAG taatTCAGTCCCTCATTGCACTGGTGAATGACCCCCAACCAGAGCATCCCCTGCGGGCAGACCTAGCAGAAGAGTACTCAAAGGACCGTAAAAAATTCTTGAAGAATGCGGAAGAGTTTACAAAGAAACACGGTGAAAAGCGGCCAATGGACTGA
- the sub1b gene encoding SUB1 regulator of transcription b, producing the protein MPKSKEMLSSTSGSDSDSEVETKAKKKKPNTSEKPAKKPKSGESSKPGGSSKSSSNGDDNMFQIGKMRYVSVRNFKGKVLIDIREYWMNQDGEMKPGKRGISLNPEQWNQLKDQIAEIDDAIKRI; encoded by the exons ATGCCAAAATCAAAGGAAATGCTGTCCTCCACATCTGGAAGTGACTCCGACAGTGAGGTTGAGACCAAG gcaaagaaaaagaagcctAATACATCAGAGAAACCAGCCAAGAAGCCAAAGAGTGGAGAGAGCTCAAAGCCAGGAGGTTCATCCAAGAGCAGCAGTAATGGTGACGACAACATGTTCCAG ATTGGAAAGATGCGATATGTCAGTGTCAGAAACTTCAAGGGTAAAGTCCTGATTGACATCAGAGAGTACTGGATGAACCAAGATGGGGAGATGAAGCCCGGGAAGAGAG GTATCTCCCTGAATCCAGAACAATGGAACCAACTGAAGGATCAGATCGCAGAAATTGATGATGCCATTAAAAGAATATAA